One Pseudonocardia sediminis DNA window includes the following coding sequences:
- a CDS encoding methionine synthase, with protein sequence MTSDDPLAAALAAAGLGDVRPGETLPPAPRIEVVDSTPVEPEPVELWPEGIGTGVGSLPGTDPVEASAIVTGETPQMPALPELPARGVGADMIGRTLGLLVDIAAEVVPTGWRVTARPGRDHRRGTDLMQADLDAFHDACDRIRPSWVKVQAVGPWTLAASVEVVSGHRVLTDRGAIAEFAASLAEGLRIHVAEVAERTGATVLVQLDEPSLPAVMAGSLPTASGYGTVRSIRSQDAADTLRDLIGQIGSPVVVHCCADRPPIRMLATTGAAAIGIDATRPAFAGDTALPAALDAIGETWDAGIPMMLGFLPGTAPAVEPRIGDLARLGYDLADRLGFDRLRLARLGVPTPACGLAGATPEWARRALALSREMGKGFAEPPELS encoded by the coding sequence GTGACATCCGACGATCCACTGGCCGCCGCGCTCGCCGCCGCCGGGCTGGGCGACGTGCGCCCCGGCGAGACCCTGCCCCCGGCGCCCCGGATCGAGGTCGTCGACTCCACTCCCGTCGAGCCGGAGCCGGTCGAGCTGTGGCCCGAGGGCATCGGCACCGGTGTCGGCTCACTGCCCGGGACCGACCCGGTCGAGGCGTCCGCGATCGTCACCGGGGAGACGCCGCAGATGCCCGCGCTGCCGGAGCTGCCCGCCCGGGGCGTCGGCGCCGACATGATCGGGCGGACCCTCGGCCTGCTCGTCGACATCGCCGCCGAGGTCGTGCCGACCGGCTGGCGGGTGACCGCCCGCCCGGGCCGCGACCACCGCCGCGGCACCGATCTGATGCAGGCCGACCTGGACGCGTTCCACGACGCCTGCGACCGGATCCGCCCGTCCTGGGTGAAGGTCCAGGCCGTCGGTCCGTGGACGCTCGCAGCCTCGGTCGAGGTGGTGTCGGGGCACCGTGTGCTGACCGACCGCGGCGCCATCGCCGAGTTCGCCGCGAGCCTCGCCGAGGGGCTGCGCATCCATGTCGCCGAGGTCGCCGAGCGGACCGGGGCGACGGTCCTCGTGCAGCTCGACGAGCCGTCCCTGCCCGCGGTCATGGCCGGGTCGCTGCCCACCGCGTCGGGCTACGGCACGGTCCGCTCGATCCGGTCGCAGGACGCCGCGGACACGCTGCGCGACCTGATCGGGCAGATCGGGTCGCCCGTCGTCGTGCACTGCTGCGCCGACCGGCCGCCGATCCGGATGCTCGCCACGACCGGCGCCGCCGCGATCGGGATCGACGCGACCCGCCCCGCGTTCGCCGGCGACACCGCACTGCCCGCCGCGCTCGACGCGATCGGCGAGACCTGGGACGCGGGCATCCCGATGATGCTGGGCTTCCTGCCCGGGACCGCGCCGGCCGTCGAGCCGAGGATCGGCGACCTGGCCCGCCTGGGCTACGACCTCGCCGACCGTCTCGGCTTCGACCGCCTGCGCCTGGCCCGGCTCGGCGTCCCGACTCCGGCGTGCGGCCTGGCCGGCGCGACGCCGGAGTGGGCGCGCCGCGCGCTCGCCCTCAGCCGCGAGATGGGCAAGGGCTTCGCCGAGCCGCCCGAGCTCAGCTGA
- a CDS encoding MFS transporter, with amino-acid sequence MPSTADPDQVFRKVAWRLVPFLFLCYAVAYLDRVNVGFAKLQMQDELWFSDVVYGIGAGIFFVGYILFEVPSNVILHKVGARRWIARIMVSWGVVSAAMALANSEWTFYLLRFLLGVAEAGFIPGILLYLTYWFPAHRRGRITALFLTAIPVATIFGGPLSGWIMTSLGGAGGLAGWQWLFVVEAIPAVLLGFVVLRRLDDDVASATWLTDAEKTVVTEAVAEGEQAKPDAHARVRDTLRSGTMWLLGGIYFCVALGIYTISFWLPTIISDSGVDSALTVGLLSALPYLVAVVAMVAVAAHGDRTGERRWHTAVPCAVGGLGLVATAMSLQSTVFALLALTVAAAAISSAQAAFWSLPSALLTGAGAAAGIALVNSVGNVSGAVSTSLVGFLTSLTGSTASSLYLFGAVLVVGGALVLVLSPSRVDDRTGRSTTDA; translated from the coding sequence ATGCCGTCCACCGCTGACCCCGACCAGGTCTTCCGGAAGGTCGCCTGGCGGCTCGTCCCGTTCCTGTTCCTCTGCTACGCCGTCGCCTACCTCGACCGCGTCAACGTCGGCTTCGCCAAGCTGCAGATGCAGGACGAGCTGTGGTTCTCCGACGTCGTCTACGGCATCGGCGCCGGGATCTTCTTCGTCGGCTACATCCTGTTCGAAGTCCCGAGCAACGTCATCCTGCACAAGGTCGGCGCGCGGCGGTGGATCGCGCGGATCATGGTCAGCTGGGGCGTGGTGTCGGCGGCGATGGCGCTGGCGAACTCGGAGTGGACGTTCTACCTGCTGCGGTTCCTGCTCGGCGTCGCCGAGGCCGGGTTCATCCCGGGCATCCTGCTGTACCTGACGTACTGGTTCCCGGCGCACCGCCGCGGACGGATCACCGCGCTGTTCCTCACCGCGATCCCGGTGGCCACGATCTTCGGCGGGCCGCTGTCGGGCTGGATCATGACCTCGCTCGGCGGGGCCGGCGGACTGGCCGGGTGGCAGTGGCTGTTCGTGGTGGAGGCGATCCCGGCGGTGCTGCTCGGGTTCGTCGTCCTGCGCCGTCTCGACGACGACGTCGCGTCCGCCACCTGGCTCACCGACGCCGAGAAGACCGTCGTGACCGAGGCCGTCGCCGAGGGTGAGCAGGCGAAGCCGGACGCGCACGCCCGCGTCCGGGACACGCTGCGGAGCGGGACGATGTGGCTGCTCGGCGGGATCTACTTCTGCGTCGCGCTGGGCATCTACACGATCAGCTTCTGGCTGCCGACGATCATCTCCGACAGCGGCGTCGACTCCGCCCTGACCGTCGGGCTGCTCTCGGCGCTGCCCTACCTCGTCGCCGTGGTCGCGATGGTCGCCGTCGCGGCGCACGGGGACCGCACCGGTGAACGTCGCTGGCACACCGCGGTGCCCTGTGCCGTCGGCGGGCTCGGGCTGGTGGCCACGGCGATGTCGCTGCAGAGCACGGTGTTCGCCCTGCTCGCGCTGACCGTGGCCGCCGCCGCGATCTCCAGCGCACAGGCCGCGTTCTGGAGCCTGCCCTCGGCGCTGCTCACCGGGGCCGGGGCGGCCGCGGGGATCGCGCTGGTCAACTCCGTCGGCAACGTCTCCGGCGCGGTCAGCACGTCGCTGGTCGGGTTCCTGACCTCGCTGACCGGGAGCACCGCGTCGAGCCTGTACCTGTTCGGGGCCGTGCTGGTGGTCGGCGGGGCTCTGGTCCTGGTCCTCTCCCCGTCGCGGGTCGACGACCGGACGGGGCGCAGCACCACCGACGCCTGA
- a CDS encoding AMP-binding protein encodes MTDAPRDLPDLLRRLVHRDPDRTIAVDTGPAGETIPVTRAELWTRTRRLATELETAGVGRGDCVAVWMPNWSDALAWQFAVAARGAHVIGINTRYQVDDVTHLLDRARPVLVALAHDFHGLDLFSRLRAAVDASSAPAPAVAVVPGPGRAPVDDPSGSDVGAGAWSPAADGDAPDPEPSDPSDLVAAFTTSGSTGLPKLAAHRGAGVIAHAVADAAAMGVTDDDAVLCVLPLSGVFGFNAAMAGLAGGATCVLEPVFDPDTVLDHIEGHRITHLATGDDLGLRLQQAQAARPRDLSSWRWWGLGDFQGRSRELAEWAGAAFGTSVTGIYGSSEAFALLSFWPDDEPAPRRRSAGGRVVHDGIEIRVADPVTEELLPDGTEGELQFRGPNVVDDYLGSPEVIARSFTGDGWFRSGDLGFLVEPGVFVYTCRMGDALRLRGFLVDPAEIEVRLAAHPEVHTAKVVGATDPDGATLAVAFVVAEDGTKPDPDALRDWCAEGLARFKVPHSVRVIDEMPTTSGTNGTKIRAATLREWAAEL; translated from the coding sequence GTGACGGACGCCCCGCGCGACCTGCCCGACCTCCTGCGGCGCCTGGTGCACCGGGACCCGGACCGGACGATCGCCGTCGACACCGGTCCCGCCGGGGAGACGATCCCGGTGACCCGTGCCGAGCTGTGGACCCGGACCCGCCGTCTCGCCACCGAGCTGGAGACGGCCGGTGTCGGCCGCGGCGACTGCGTCGCGGTCTGGATGCCGAACTGGTCCGACGCCCTGGCCTGGCAGTTCGCCGTCGCGGCCCGCGGCGCGCACGTGATCGGCATCAACACCCGCTACCAGGTCGACGACGTCACGCACCTGCTCGACCGTGCCCGCCCGGTGCTGGTGGCGCTGGCCCACGACTTCCACGGCCTCGACCTGTTCTCAAGGCTGCGCGCGGCCGTCGACGCCTCGAGCGCCCCGGCCCCGGCCGTCGCGGTGGTGCCCGGCCCCGGACGCGCGCCGGTCGACGACCCGTCCGGGTCCGACGTCGGCGCCGGTGCCTGGTCGCCGGCAGCGGACGGCGACGCGCCGGACCCGGAGCCGTCGGACCCGTCCGACCTGGTCGCCGCGTTCACCACGTCCGGATCCACGGGCCTGCCCAAGCTCGCCGCGCACCGTGGCGCCGGGGTGATCGCACACGCCGTCGCCGACGCCGCCGCGATGGGCGTCACCGACGACGACGCCGTGCTCTGCGTGCTGCCGCTGTCCGGGGTGTTCGGCTTCAACGCCGCGATGGCGGGCCTGGCCGGCGGCGCGACGTGCGTCCTGGAGCCGGTGTTCGACCCGGACACCGTCCTCGACCACATCGAGGGTCACCGGATCACCCATCTCGCCACCGGCGACGACCTCGGCCTGCGGCTGCAGCAGGCGCAGGCCGCCCGTCCCCGGGACCTGTCGTCGTGGCGGTGGTGGGGCCTCGGCGACTTCCAGGGCCGCTCCCGCGAGCTCGCCGAATGGGCCGGGGCGGCGTTCGGGACGTCCGTGACCGGCATCTACGGCTCGTCCGAGGCGTTCGCGCTGCTGTCGTTCTGGCCGGACGACGAGCCCGCGCCGCGACGACGGTCCGCCGGCGGTCGCGTCGTGCACGACGGCATCGAGATCCGGGTGGCCGACCCGGTCACCGAGGAGCTGCTGCCCGACGGCACCGAGGGCGAGCTGCAGTTCCGCGGGCCGAACGTCGTCGACGACTACCTGGGTTCGCCCGAGGTGATCGCGCGCTCGTTCACCGGTGACGGGTGGTTCCGCAGCGGTGACCTGGGGTTCCTCGTCGAGCCGGGGGTGTTCGTCTACACCTGCCGGATGGGCGATGCGCTGCGCCTGCGCGGGTTCCTGGTCGACCCGGCCGAGATCGAGGTCCGCCTCGCCGCGCACCCGGAGGTCCACACGGCGAAGGTCGTCGGCGCCACCGACCCCGACGGGGCGACCCTGGCCGTCGCGTTCGTCGTCGCCGAGGACGGCACGAAGCCGGACCCGGACGCGTTGCGCGACTGGTGCGCCGAGGGCCTGGCCCGGTTCAAGGTCCCGCACTCCGTGCGCGTGATCGACGAGATGCCCACGACGTCCGGCACCAACGGCACGAAGATCCGCGCCGCGACCCTGCGCGAGTGGGCCGCCGAGCTCTGA